CATAAGGGAGCTGATGGGGCTGCCACCGACCATGTGGCTGGTCAACCAGCCCATGACAGCTGTTATTCTGGCCAATGGTTTAATCGGCGCTTCTTTCGGCATGATCATTTTTTCAGCAGCCATTAAATCGATTCCTCAAGATTTGTTCAAAGCGGCAAAAGTAGACGGGGCCGGCCATTGGTCGATCATCAAGGACATTATCCTGCCTGCCTTACGCTGGCCGATTATGTTTGTCACCATATGGCAACTTTTGTCATTGCTGACCTCCTATGAATACATTTTGCTGTTAACCAATGGCGGACCTGGTTTTGACAGCACGGTTCTGGCTCTTTATTCCTACCATAAAGCCTTTCAATTTTTTGAGTTTGGCTATGGAGCAGCGGTTTCCGTCGTGCTGGTGGCAGTGGCTATTGTCTTAACGGTGATGCTGTGGAAACTGTTCGGCATGCAAAAAATAGAAAGGGGAGCGCGGATAGACTAGGACATAAGGGGGGTTGGGCATGGACATTTCATATCGCGGTGAAGTAAGGAGCCAGGTTTCTTTTCCCAAAGCATTAAAATGGAAAAAACGAATGCCGTATATTGTGGCTTACGGCGTCTTGTTCATCACGACACTGCCTGTCATTTTGATGTATTTGTGGCTGCTCTTAAATTCGTTTTCCAGCCAGATGAAGTACGGTTTTATACCGGTAAACTTTACTCTGGATAACTGGCGGTTTCTGTGGACGAACGTGGAAATTGCCGGGTCTGTTTACCCGAGTATTTGGCTGGCCACTTGGAACTCCTTGGTCTTTGCCGGCGTATTAACCATCCTGGAGGTCATCATAGGCGTGATGGCCGGTTTTGCCCTGTCCCGCTTAAGGTTTCCCGGCCGTCATGGGTTATTAAAGATTACTTTGATTTTACACGCATTCCCAAGTATCGCCCTGTTGATTGCTGTCTTTTACATCCTTAACTTTCTTGGCTTGTTTGATACCTTATGGGGAGTCGTCCTGGTCAAGACCGCCCTGCAAATTCCTCTCACGGCGTGGATTATTAAAGGTTTCTTCGATGATGTGCCCTGGGATGTGGAATGGGCCGGTTTAATCGATGGGTGCAACCGGTTTAAAGTATGGTATTCCATTGTCCTGCCCTTGGTTAAACCTGGAATTGCCGCCGTATGCATCTTTTCATTCCTGTCTGGCTGGTCGGAGTTTCTGTTACTCTATACCTTTATCATTAGTGACAGTAATATCACCTTGGCCACCTATTTGCAAAAGCTGCTGAGCGATCCCAACTTGGTGCCGTACGGTTTATTGACAGCTGTTTCGGTCTTCTATATGCTGCCTGTCATTGTCTTCTTCATCCTCACCCAAAAATCCTTAATGCATATGCATGCGGGAGGAGGTAAAGGCGTATGAGAATAGAGTTAAGAAATGTGTCCAAGCGCTTCGATAAGGCCGATGTGATTGAGAACTTGAATTTGGTGATTGAGGACGGGGAATTTGTGGCTTTATTGGGGCCCAGCGGGTGTGGAAAATCCACCACCCTGTTGATGCTGGCCGGAATATACAAGCCGACTAAGGGAGACATTCTTTTTGACGGGCAAATTGTGAATGAAGTAGAACCCAAAGACCGGAAAATAGGGATGCTCTTTCAAAGTTACGCCTTGTACCCGCACATGACCGTACTGGAAAACATTATGTTCCCTTTAAAACAAATGAAAGTGCCCAAAAAAGAAAGGGTTGAGCGGGCCAAAGAAGCAGCAGCACTGGTTAAACTTGACCACTTGCTTGACCGCCTGCCCAGCGAACTGTCCGGCGGCCAGCAGCAGCGCGTCGCCTTGGCCCGTGCGGTTGTGAAAGAACCGAAATTGCTTCTGTTGGATGAACCCCTTTCAAATTTGGATGCCCGCTTAAAGATTGAAATGAGAGAGGAGATTAAACGGATTCAGCAGGAGCTCGGGATCACGACAGTCATGGTCACCCATGACCAGGAAGAGGCCTTAACCATGGCAGACCGGGTTGCCATCATGAAAGATGGAGAATTAGTCCAATACAGTAAGCCCCTTGATTTGTATCATCACCCCAAAAACTACTTTGTTGCCCATTTCATTGGCAGCCCGCCCATGAACTTTTTGAAAGGTCAATTATCTGTGCAGGATGATCAGCTTCAGTTTGCCGGTGAGGGCACAAAGATCAACTTGGGCCGCTGCCTCAAGGAATTTAACGTCCGTGACGGCCAAAGTGTCTATCTGGGGGTGCGGCCCCATGATTTGAAACTGGGCAAAAAGGGTCAGATTACATTAACGGGGGTTATCAATCTGACAGAGCCTCTGGGTCACACCACCCTGGTCAATGTGACGGTCGGCAACTCATTGTTCCGCTTCTTCAGTGACAAAAAATTTGTAGCAGGTTTGAGAGGCGAAGTGGAAATATCTTTTGACAGACACGCCTTGCATTTGTTTGATGCTTCAACCGGGGAATCGCTCAGCAAGGGGCACTTGGCTGATGAGCCAGAAGTCAGTGAAAACATTATACCTATGTAACGTTGGGGCTGCCATTGTTACCACAGTATAGAAGAAACCCCTGATGCTTCGTGAGAAGGTCAGGGGGTGTTTTATTATGACTACCCATTAAACTGTTTGATTTTATGGATCAACTGTTCCTCAATTTCCCGGTTCTTTTGCTCAAGACGGCCATTAATCAAGAAAGCATCGATGATAACCCAGATAAAGGTCGGCAGGAAAAAGGTAAACCACCCCACCAGCAAGGTGACCAGGAGCATACCCACAGCGTAACCGGTATCACCTAAGTAGAAGCGGTGTCCTCCCAAACCTCCCAAAAAGAACCATAACAGCCACATGACCACTTTGCTTTTCTTTTTATTGTTGAACTCCGACTGGAGCATAGCCAGTTGGCGTTCATCCAGTTGTTGCTTAAGGTACAAGTTGTCGCTCATGTCTCATCTCCCATTTCAAATTATTTTACGGTAAAGTTTATGCATGATCGAACTGAATATGCCTGATTGACCCGCCGTTTTTCCGCCTTGTCAAATTGTTGTGTGCACTTATTGTTGCAAAGATCACAAGCAACCCGTATAGTAGTCTTAAGCTGCCAGCAATACGCATAACGTATCCTAAAAATGTGTAACGATCAGGGGGCTGGCCAGTGCAAATGAAAATTACACTGAACAGGGGGATGGTCATGACAAATCAGGTGAAGCAAGACGGTGGCTGGATCAGAAAGGTTTATCTGTATCTCACCATGTTGATCACCTTGCTCATGGTGATCGGAGGCAGTGTCGGGGTGGTGATGGCCGTAGCAGACATCGTGGCGCCTACGCCTTACTACATGTCCTTTGAAGAGTATCGTCATATGCATACAGTGAAGCAGGGGGAAGGGCGTACAGAGATTGGCGGGGAAGCGGAAGTTGACGAGCAAACCTTGCGTGCCCAGTATGAAGAGATGATCCGGTTAGAACGGGAACGCTCGGTGGAACGGGCCAAAAACAGCTTGATCAAAAGTTTAGCCTGGGTATTGGTGCCCTTGCCTGTTTTTATTTATTTCCAACGGCAGGTGCGCAAAGGCGGGGGCAACAAAAATTAAGGCCTAACCGCTTCTTTGTTTGGGAGCCCATGGAGCAGACCCTGGCTACACTTAGGCAGATGGCACCAAAATGCTGCTGATCACATTCAAAAAGAGAGCAAATAAACGGACAGGGGAGAGGTGCTGATGAAAATACAAAGTGAACGTTTGGGTAAGGAACCCATCCCCAAATTGCTGGCCAGATTGTCCATCCCGGCCATGGTAGGCATGTTTGTCATGGCCCTGTATAACGTGGTTGATGCCATATTTATTGCCCGCAGTGTGGGCACTATCGGGGTGGCTGCAGTCTCCATCGCCTTTCCCGTCCAATTGATAGTGATGGCCATAGCCGGTGCGATTGGCATTGGCGGTGCCTCGGTGATATCCAGGCGCCTGGGCGCCCAAAAAACAGAAGAAGCTAACCGTGTCTTTGGCAATGTGATCAGTATGGTTTTAATGGTCAGCCTTGCCGGTGTGATTGCGGGTTTAAGTTTCCTGGAACCACTCTTACTGGCCTTTGGTGCCAGCGAGAGCATTATGCCTTACGCCAAGGATTATTTGGGCATTATCTTATTCGGCACCGTCTTTTTTGCTTTTGGCTTCTCGATGAATAACATTGTCCGCTCTGAAGGCAATGCCAAAATGGCCATGTTGACCATGGTCATTTCCGCCGGCCTAAATATGCTGCTCACCCCTGTCTTCATATTTGGTTTCGGCTGGGGCATTAAGGGGGCAGCTGGAGCAACCGTTTTAGCCCAGGCGATCACAGCACTGTATTTGGTTTACTATTTCAAATCGGGAAAAAGCAGCCTCACGTTCAAACCGGCCAATTTACGCCCTGACCTGGGTCTGCTCAAACAGATTTTCGCTATTGGGTCATCTGCGTTTGCTCACCAGGTGGCAGGAAGCATCATGTTTGTCATTGCCAATCATATGCTGGTCACCCACGGCGGCGATTTGGCCGTGGCTGTGTTTGGCATGATCCACCGCATTATCATGTTTACCATTTTGCCTATGCTAGGTATTATGCAAGGCACTGCACCCATCGTGGGTTACAATTACGGCGCCCGGTTGTATCAACGCGTCAGCGAGACGATCAAGCTGGCCTATAAAGTGTCGACACTAATGGGATTGGTTGTTTTTGCCCTGGTGATGACATTTCCTCACCTGTTTTTACGAATTTTTACCAATGATCCGGAAGTGCTGGAGATGGGTACCACAGCACTCAGGTTCATCTTTGCCCTGTGCATGACCATCGGCATCCAGATGGTGACAGGTGGCGTTTTTCAGGCGTTAGGTAATGCCAAGGCGGCTCTCATTTTATCCTCGGCCCGCCAGGTGCTGTTTCTGATTCCCTTGCTGTTTATCTTGCCGCCTTTCCTGGGCTTGACCGGCATTTGGCTGGCCTTTCCTCTGGCTGACCTGTTGGCCTTCTGTTTAGCGCTGTTCTACCTCTACAGGTACAAAAATCTATTCTTTAACCAGAATCAGGAGCCCCCGGCAGGTCATTTGCAACATCAAGGGTCCCCTGCTGATCTGCACAAGGGTACTGTTCAGAAGCCCTCGGTGCCCTCCGCTTAAGTGTAAGGCCACATTCTTCCATTTGCCTGACATGTGCTGCTCCGTTGGGGCAGTACAATGTTGTTTGTTTCAGATTATTTATGATATATTAAAAATACGGAACATTAAACGTGGGCATTCTGGTTTATAAAGGTATGTTGAGGGGATGAAGGATCAGGTGTTGGGTTTGGAAGTGGTTTTGGCCGGCGGGCGCATCATCCGCACGGGGAGCATGGCTGTCAAGTCAGCGGCCGTCCAGCCAGCGTAGAAGAAGATGTCCAGTTGGCCAAGGAGATGACCCGGCATAATGGCGCCAAGGCCTGGGAAGAAGAGCGGGATTCCCTGAGGCGAGCCCGCCTGTGGGAAGCCCGCCACCAGGCCGCATTGGCGATCATCGCCCGCTCACCTGGCAAAAAACATATGGTCACTGATGTGTGTGTGCCTATCTCTGTATTGCCCGAGGCGATTGTCCAGGCCAGATCCGAAATCGAGCGCCACCAGCTGGAGGCAGCCATTTTGGGACATGTAGGGGATGGCAATTTTCATGTGGCCTTTTGCTTTGATCCCGACCATCCAGACGAGCGCAACAAAGCGCTGGCCGTGAACGAAGCTGTGGTCAATTTTGCCCTGGCACATGGGGGGACTTGTACCGGAGAACATGGCATCGGACTGGGCAAAATCAAGTACCTGGAAGTCCAATACGGCCCGGCCGTTGAGGTGATGGCTGCCTTAAAACAAACCTTGGATCCCCGCCACATCTTAAATCCAGGAAAAATCATCAGGACCGGTATATAAACCCGGTCCCGTCTAAGATTATTGCTTTAGGGTTCTAGTGTGTCTAACAAGTCACGTGCAGCCTGCCAAGTCTCTTCGTCAATGTCCGCTTGTGCGGCAACCAGTTCTTTCAATAGCGCCACGGCTTCTGCTTTGCGGCCTGTATCCATCAAAAAACAAGCATAGCGGTAGCGGCCAAAATGCCAGTCTGGCATCGTTTGAAACAACTGCCGAAACTCTTCCTCCGCTTGGGCCACCTGCCCGTCCGCAGCCAGTATATCCGCTTTGTCACACCAATAATTGCCCCGTTGATATTCATCGTTTTCCAGTTCCAGCAAAGATTGGGTCACTTCCAGGCCCAGCTGTGTATACCCGTCATGATTAAAACAAAACATTTGTAAATCTTGCAAGGCATTGCGGAGATAATCCGAATGCCCCATTTGCCTGGCCTGGCTAACGTTGTCTTTTAGTGCCAGTTCCGCCCCCTTGACATCTTCAGCCTGTTCAAAGTACCGGGCAATGTGGACCCGGTTTTCCAGCTGAAAAAGGGGATGTAAAGGGTCGCCGAGAAACCATTTCGCAGCTTCGGTCATATAGGAACCTTGGCCTAAAATTAACATGCCGGCCATGGGATCCACCTGGTCCAGATCCGGTACAGTGGTGGTGACGTCTAAACAGCAGCGTTTATATTTTCGTCCGCTGCCACACGGGCAGGGTTCGTTACGGCCCGTTTTTTTCCGCTGCACGCCCAACAGGCGCACACCAGCTTCATATGCTTGTATATCGAACGGTTGTTTAAACTTCAGACTTTGATCCAG
This window of the Caldalkalibacillus thermarum genome carries:
- a CDS encoding carbohydrate ABC transporter permease — encoded protein: MEKTQRFSLYLRKWGLPAFMLSPFMILVTVFYFLPVILIVVLSFTSMGSAMRWDFIGFQNYRFLFEDPNLPTILTNTLIYVSFTLGINVLFGLTLALLTTYFIQKESIGLFFRTIWMLPRMSPPVVYVLLWLWFFDPSSYGVLNSIRELMGLPPTMWLVNQPMTAVILANGLIGASFGMIIFSAAIKSIPQDLFKAAKVDGAGHWSIIKDIILPALRWPIMFVTIWQLLSLLTSYEYILLLTNGGPGFDSTVLALYSYHKAFQFFEFGYGAAVSVVLVAVAIVLTVMLWKLFGMQKIERGARID
- a CDS encoding carbohydrate ABC transporter permease; the encoded protein is MDISYRGEVRSQVSFPKALKWKKRMPYIVAYGVLFITTLPVILMYLWLLLNSFSSQMKYGFIPVNFTLDNWRFLWTNVEIAGSVYPSIWLATWNSLVFAGVLTILEVIIGVMAGFALSRLRFPGRHGLLKITLILHAFPSIALLIAVFYILNFLGLFDTLWGVVLVKTALQIPLTAWIIKGFFDDVPWDVEWAGLIDGCNRFKVWYSIVLPLVKPGIAAVCIFSFLSGWSEFLLLYTFIISDSNITLATYLQKLLSDPNLVPYGLLTAVSVFYMLPVIVFFILTQKSLMHMHAGGGKGV
- a CDS encoding ABC transporter ATP-binding protein, with translation MRIELRNVSKRFDKADVIENLNLVIEDGEFVALLGPSGCGKSTTLLMLAGIYKPTKGDILFDGQIVNEVEPKDRKIGMLFQSYALYPHMTVLENIMFPLKQMKVPKKERVERAKEAAALVKLDHLLDRLPSELSGGQQQRVALARAVVKEPKLLLLDEPLSNLDARLKIEMREEIKRIQQELGITTVMVTHDQEEALTMADRVAIMKDGELVQYSKPLDLYHHPKNYFVAHFIGSPPMNFLKGQLSVQDDQLQFAGEGTKINLGRCLKEFNVRDGQSVYLGVRPHDLKLGKKGQITLTGVINLTEPLGHTTLVNVTVGNSLFRFFSDKKFVAGLRGEVEISFDRHALHLFDASTGESLSKGHLADEPEVSENIIPM
- a CDS encoding TM2 domain-containing protein, whose translation is MSDNLYLKQQLDERQLAMLQSEFNNKKKSKVVMWLLWFFLGGLGGHRFYLGDTGYAVGMLLVTLLVGWFTFFLPTFIWVIIDAFLINGRLEQKNREIEEQLIHKIKQFNG
- a CDS encoding MATE family efflux transporter, translated to MKIQSERLGKEPIPKLLARLSIPAMVGMFVMALYNVVDAIFIARSVGTIGVAAVSIAFPVQLIVMAIAGAIGIGGASVISRRLGAQKTEEANRVFGNVISMVLMVSLAGVIAGLSFLEPLLLAFGASESIMPYAKDYLGIILFGTVFFAFGFSMNNIVRSEGNAKMAMLTMVISAGLNMLLTPVFIFGFGWGIKGAAGATVLAQAITALYLVYYFKSGKSSLTFKPANLRPDLGLLKQIFAIGSSAFAHQVAGSIMFVIANHMLVTHGGDLAVAVFGMIHRIIMFTILPMLGIMQGTAPIVGYNYGARLYQRVSETIKLAYKVSTLMGLVVFALVMTFPHLFLRIFTNDPEVLEMGTTALRFIFALCMTIGIQMVTGGVFQALGNAKAALILSSARQVLFLIPLLFILPPFLGLTGIWLAFPLADLLAFCLALFYLYRYKNLFFNQNQEPPAGHLQHQGSPADLHKGTVQKPSVPSA
- a CDS encoding FAD-binding oxidoreductase, with protein sequence MAKEMTRHNGAKAWEEERDSLRRARLWEARHQAALAIIARSPGKKHMVTDVCVPISVLPEAIVQARSEIERHQLEAAILGHVGDGNFHVAFCFDPDHPDERNKALAVNEAVVNFALAHGGTCTGEHGIGLGKIKYLEVQYGPAVEVMAALKQTLDPRHILNPGKIIRTGI
- a CDS encoding SEC-C metal-binding domain-containing protein translates to MQYKTDLDQLVKELLRPELAEGDIHVAGLAAVLEEHPEVQLLLERRNHLPGQVVINGVNPLLHVYIEAIIVNQLADPQLESLPLTMRRLRAMGLSDHAARANIARVFIHFLDQSLKFKQPFDIQAYEAGVRLLGVQRKKTGRNEPCPCGSGRKYKRCCLDVTTTVPDLDQVDPMAGMLILGQGSYMTEAAKWFLGDPLHPLFQLENRVHIARYFEQAEDVKGAELALKDNVSQARQMGHSDYLRNALQDLQMFCFNHDGYTQLGLEVTQSLLELENDEYQRGNYWCDKADILAADGQVAQAEEEFRQLFQTMPDWHFGRYRYACFLMDTGRKAEAVALLKELVAAQADIDEETWQAARDLLDTLEP